A single window of Granulicella cerasi DNA harbors:
- a CDS encoding YqaA family protein, protein MKLHPVVLLHKFSGFLLAVLKPLGIWGVGALSLIDSALIPIPVSMDGVLIGYVATDHSRFLAYSLIAAVASAIGSLVPYYIGRAGGELVLLKRVNRERYERIRDRFEKQEFLAIMIPAMLPPPTPMKLFEFAAGVFEMKPVTYVLAVFTGKLIQFLVCSLLTIWFGPTLVHTLKAGFHEHMGLTIGGICAVLFLIVFWVVRKTFDKKRGAESLPIED, encoded by the coding sequence GTGAAACTGCATCCTGTTGTTCTCCTCCACAAGTTTTCCGGATTCCTGCTGGCCGTCCTGAAGCCGCTCGGCATTTGGGGCGTTGGCGCGCTGTCGCTCATCGACTCGGCGCTCATTCCGATTCCCGTTTCGATGGACGGCGTGCTCATCGGCTACGTCGCCACCGACCACTCGCGCTTCCTCGCGTACAGCCTGATCGCGGCCGTGGCGTCGGCGATCGGCTCGTTGGTGCCGTATTACATCGGCCGCGCGGGCGGTGAACTGGTGCTGCTGAAGCGCGTGAACCGCGAGCGCTATGAACGCATTCGCGATCGCTTCGAGAAGCAGGAGTTCCTCGCCATCATGATTCCGGCGATGCTGCCGCCGCCCACACCGATGAAGCTCTTCGAGTTCGCTGCTGGTGTGTTTGAAATGAAGCCGGTCACCTATGTGCTGGCTGTCTTCACAGGCAAGCTGATCCAGTTCCTCGTCTGCTCGCTCCTCACCATCTGGTTTGGACCGACGCTGGTACACACGCTCAAGGCGGGCTTCCATGAACACATGGGTCTCACGATCGGCGGCATCTGCGCGGTGCTCTTCCTCATCGTGTTCTGGGTCGTGCGTAAGACCTTTGATAAGAAACGCGGCGCAGAGTCGCTGCCGATCGAAGACTAA
- a CDS encoding ribonuclease R family protein: MSRGPYAHSDRDLLNRIGRAPGGKAGYKQLIRELGLGGGRERRLLLEQLSRIAARGELVKLSPELWAVPRPAEDANKPRRPARRGGLWDGMEQESRSGRDRLVSGKLDLHRDGFGFVRPDAAKDHPAATGDIFIAPNELNGAMGGDLVLVDEFPPGRDGRRSGRIARVLTRRNPTIVGIFHYARTARRSPGYNESELSTNYVTPLDERIGSSISIPAGEEIVTPKGEDANRTLGDEAKKRKRRLAHEVSPALEGMAVDVEIIRFPQAGRPALGRVIEVLGHPDDFGVDVEIVIRKHHIPHVFPPDVLVEAEDRSKVTPETLEAEELALREDFRELPVVTIDGETAKDFDDAVLVQTLPNGNTELQVHIADVSAYVIPGSPLDTEARVRGNSVYFPDRAVPMLPHALSSGMCSLLPKEDRFVMSCIMEIDAEGEIVRYRVAEGIIRSARRCTYTSVQACLNVGQSHPEHLKPASAEDIAECERVALEQPEMPKRFEDMLELALRLNRKRVRRGSIDFDLPEPLVLFDPDGNMKAIVRTERGWAHRLIEEFMLSANECVATWLASQEIPSIYRIHEMPDPKRIVEFEETAATFGQTLGIGAIPTKKLSMKSDRRSLQARGRNSREAQKRELPEKIPVTPQMYQKLIRRIDGHPEERILSYLMLRSLKQARYAEKNEGHFALASPTYTHFTSPIRRYPDLIVHRLMRSMLRGGASPRGGAIHSGDKQPWSSDEATPQPTDGPITVEELNDIADECSKTERRASDAERELVEWKKMKFMADKVGDDFGGMILSVTKYGFFVELDQLFIEGMVPIATIPEDEWHFRDTDRTIVGVHSGHVFKPGQRVTVILDRIDRVQRRLQFALVDAEVNEDNASEVRPVNPRSPRAYGERKKAEKQKKSTKEHKRAKKAKHAKRGR; encoded by the coding sequence ATGTCCCGTGGCCCGTACGCTCACAGTGATCGCGACCTTCTCAACCGGATCGGCCGGGCTCCCGGCGGTAAGGCTGGATACAAGCAACTCATTCGTGAGCTTGGGCTTGGCGGCGGTCGCGAGCGCCGCCTGCTTCTCGAGCAGCTTTCCCGCATCGCGGCACGCGGAGAACTGGTAAAGCTCAGCCCTGAACTCTGGGCTGTTCCCCGGCCTGCAGAAGACGCCAACAAGCCCCGGCGCCCTGCCCGGCGAGGTGGTTTGTGGGACGGCATGGAGCAGGAATCCCGCTCAGGACGCGACCGGCTCGTCAGCGGAAAGCTGGATCTTCACCGCGACGGCTTCGGATTCGTGCGGCCGGATGCGGCGAAGGACCACCCCGCGGCGACGGGCGATATCTTCATTGCTCCCAATGAGTTGAACGGCGCCATGGGAGGCGATCTGGTACTGGTGGATGAGTTTCCGCCGGGCCGCGACGGGCGCCGCTCCGGCCGCATTGCGCGGGTGCTCACGCGCCGCAACCCGACGATCGTCGGCATCTTCCACTACGCGCGCACCGCGCGGCGCTCCCCGGGCTACAACGAGTCAGAGCTTTCGACGAACTACGTCACGCCGCTGGACGAGCGGATAGGCAGCAGCATCAGCATCCCTGCAGGAGAAGAGATCGTCACGCCGAAGGGCGAGGACGCCAACCGTACCCTGGGCGATGAGGCGAAGAAGCGCAAGCGCCGCCTTGCGCATGAGGTTTCGCCCGCGCTCGAAGGCATGGCGGTCGATGTTGAGATCATTCGCTTCCCACAAGCGGGACGCCCTGCGCTGGGTCGCGTGATCGAGGTGCTCGGTCATCCTGATGATTTCGGTGTCGACGTTGAGATCGTCATCCGCAAGCACCATATCCCGCACGTCTTTCCACCCGACGTGCTCGTCGAGGCCGAGGACCGATCCAAGGTGACCCCTGAGACGCTGGAAGCCGAGGAACTCGCTCTGCGCGAGGACTTCCGCGAGCTTCCCGTCGTCACCATCGACGGTGAAACCGCGAAGGACTTTGACGATGCCGTACTGGTGCAGACGCTGCCGAACGGCAACACCGAACTCCAGGTGCATATCGCCGACGTGAGCGCGTACGTCATCCCCGGCTCGCCGCTAGATACGGAAGCGCGCGTGCGCGGCAACAGCGTCTACTTCCCGGACCGCGCCGTGCCGATGCTGCCACACGCGCTTTCGAGCGGCATGTGTTCCCTGCTGCCGAAGGAAGACCGCTTCGTGATGAGCTGCATCATGGAGATCGACGCCGAGGGTGAGATCGTTCGCTATCGCGTTGCGGAGGGCATCATCCGCTCGGCGCGACGCTGCACCTACACCAGCGTGCAGGCGTGCCTGAACGTCGGTCAGTCGCACCCCGAGCACCTGAAGCCGGCCTCTGCAGAGGACATCGCCGAGTGCGAGCGCGTAGCGCTCGAGCAGCCGGAGATGCCCAAGCGCTTCGAGGACATGCTGGAGCTTGCGCTGCGCCTGAACCGCAAGCGCGTACGTCGCGGCTCCATCGACTTTGATCTGCCCGAGCCACTCGTGCTCTTCGATCCCGATGGCAACATGAAGGCGATCGTGCGCACCGAGCGCGGATGGGCGCATCGCCTCATCGAAGAGTTCATGCTGAGCGCCAACGAGTGCGTGGCCACGTGGCTCGCCTCGCAGGAGATCCCGTCCATCTACCGCATCCACGAGATGCCCGATCCGAAGCGCATCGTAGAGTTCGAAGAGACAGCGGCGACCTTTGGCCAGACGCTTGGCATCGGCGCGATTCCGACGAAGAAGCTGTCGATGAAGTCCGACCGCCGCTCTCTGCAGGCGCGCGGCCGCAACAGTCGCGAAGCGCAGAAGCGCGAGTTGCCGGAGAAGATTCCGGTCACGCCGCAGATGTATCAGAAGCTCATTCGCCGCATCGACGGCCACCCCGAAGAGCGCATCCTCAGCTACCTGATGCTGCGTTCGCTGAAGCAGGCGCGCTACGCCGAAAAGAACGAGGGCCACTTCGCGCTGGCCTCGCCGACGTATACACACTTCACCTCTCCGATTCGTCGCTACCCGGACCTCATCGTGCATCGCCTGATGCGATCGATGCTACGCGGAGGTGCGTCCCCGCGGGGCGGCGCGATCCACTCCGGCGATAAGCAGCCGTGGAGCAGCGATGAAGCCACGCCGCAGCCGACGGACGGTCCCATCACGGTGGAAGAGTTGAACGACATCGCCGATGAATGCTCCAAGACGGAGCGCCGCGCCTCCGATGCGGAGCGCGAACTCGTTGAGTGGAAGAAGATGAAGTTCATGGCCGACAAGGTCGGCGACGACTTCGGTGGCATGATCCTGTCGGTGACCAAGTACGGTTTCTTCGTTGAGCTCGATCAGTTGTTTATCGAAGGCATGGTGCCGATTGCAACGATCCCGGAAGACGAGTGGCACTTCCGCGACACCGACCGCACGATCGTCGGTGTACACAGCGGCCACGTCTTCAAACCCGGGCAGCGTGTCACCGTGATTCTCGACCGCATCGACCGCGTGCAGCGACGCTTGCAATTTGCCTTGGTCGACGCAGAGGTAAACGAGGACAACGCGAGCGAAGTGCGTCCGGTGAACCCTCGCTCGCCACGCGCGTACGGCGAACGTAAGAAGGCCGAGAAGCAGAAGAAGAGCACCAAGGAACACAAGCGCGCAAAGAAGGCCAAGCATGCGAAGCGAGGCCGTTGA
- a CDS encoding DUF6580 family putative transport protein: MLAFIILFLAALSRFLPHSAHGTAVNFTAVGAGLLFFGSRRPRWEAIVAVAVMAVTDAILTRVVYEYPFHIRGYIVTWCWYAAVCLIGSALLRKVTALRVVAGVLASATGFFLLSNFVVWVSSGMYAHTAAGLGDCYAAAVPFYVNDLISTAIFAAAFFGLPALIEITTAEEPVPVRVKARK, from the coding sequence ATGCTCGCATTTATCATTCTGTTTCTCGCTGCGCTTAGCCGTTTCCTGCCGCACTCGGCACACGGCACGGCCGTCAACTTCACCGCCGTCGGCGCAGGTCTGCTTTTCTTTGGCTCACGCCGCCCTCGTTGGGAAGCCATCGTGGCGGTCGCCGTCATGGCGGTTACTGATGCCATCCTCACGCGCGTCGTCTACGAGTATCCGTTTCACATCCGCGGATACATTGTGACGTGGTGCTGGTACGCTGCGGTCTGCCTGATCGGCAGCGCGCTGCTGCGCAAGGTCACTGCACTGCGTGTGGTCGCCGGCGTGCTCGCCTCCGCTACGGGTTTCTTCCTGCTCTCCAACTTTGTCGTATGGGTCAGCAGCGGCATGTACGCTCACACCGCAGCGGGTCTTGGTGATTGCTACGCGGCTGCGGTTCCCTTCTATGTCAACGATCTGATCTCCACCGCAATCTTCGCAGCGGCTTTCTTCGGGCTTCCTGCACTGATCGAGATCACGACTGCGGAAGAGCCGGTACCGGTTCGCGTAAAAGCCAGAAAGTAA
- a CDS encoding serine hydrolase domain-containing protein — protein sequence MPSASIAIAKDGKLAYAEAFGLARTQPALPAKASMAYPIGSISKQFTATAILLLQQDGKLSIDDPIGKYFPNFTRANDVKLRNLLTMTSGYEDFAPQDYIIPAWLQPVKPLELATEWATKPLDFEPGTEWQYSNTNFVILGLVVEKVSGKTLPAFLKERVLKPLALEGVVNTYDDRDKLPVTGYVSYAMQPVRVSALEDAGWYFGDGDLAMPASTLVKWDLTIAQQKLLSPASYKEMTTAFTLKNGKSANYGLGVFSRDVNGHHMIEHSGEVGGFVAENVLFPDDGVAIVVLTNEVASSAAGAIAHQLFPLLMPTPATTTDSPVAAALKQLLPQLQQGSIDRAALTSNASSYFTADALTDFRATLAPLGALKDVTQQRTALRGGMTFGLYTAKFEKGSVRISTYYTKDGKIEQLLITGKE from the coding sequence GTGCCCTCGGCTTCCATCGCCATTGCGAAGGACGGCAAGCTCGCTTACGCCGAGGCCTTCGGTCTGGCGAGAACGCAGCCCGCTCTGCCGGCCAAGGCGTCGATGGCCTACCCCATCGGCTCCATTTCGAAGCAGTTCACTGCGACGGCGATTCTGCTGTTGCAGCAGGACGGCAAGCTTTCGATCGACGACCCCATCGGCAAGTACTTCCCGAACTTCACGCGCGCCAACGACGTGAAGCTGCGCAACCTGCTCACGATGACCTCAGGGTATGAAGACTTCGCGCCGCAGGATTACATCATCCCCGCATGGCTGCAGCCGGTGAAGCCGCTCGAGCTCGCGACCGAGTGGGCGACCAAGCCGCTCGACTTTGAGCCCGGCACGGAGTGGCAATACTCGAACACGAATTTTGTGATCCTCGGTCTGGTCGTGGAGAAGGTCTCGGGCAAGACGCTCCCTGCGTTCCTCAAGGAGCGCGTACTGAAGCCGCTGGCGCTCGAGGGTGTGGTGAACACCTACGACGACCGCGACAAGCTGCCGGTGACTGGCTACGTCTCCTACGCGATGCAGCCGGTGCGCGTCTCCGCGCTGGAGGATGCGGGCTGGTACTTCGGCGACGGCGACCTTGCGATGCCTGCGTCGACGCTCGTGAAGTGGGACCTCACCATCGCGCAGCAAAAGCTGCTTTCGCCCGCGAGCTATAAGGAGATGACGACGGCCTTCACACTGAAGAATGGCAAGAGCGCAAACTACGGCCTCGGCGTCTTCTCGCGCGATGTCAACGGCCATCACATGATCGAGCATAGCGGTGAAGTCGGTGGTTTCGTGGCGGAAAACGTTCTCTTCCCGGATGATGGCGTCGCTATCGTCGTGCTGACGAACGAGGTCGCATCAAGCGCTGCTGGTGCTATCGCGCATCAGTTGTTTCCCTTGCTGATGCCCACGCCCGCGACGACTACGGATTCGCCCGTCGCTGCGGCGCTCAAGCAGTTGTTGCCGCAGTTGCAGCAAGGCAGCATCGATCGCGCGGCGCTGACCTCGAACGCTTCCTCTTACTTCACGGCAGACGCGCTCACCGACTTCCGCGCAACGCTCGCGCCGCTCGGCGCGCTGAAGGACGTGACGCAGCAGCGCACCGCGCTGCGTGGAGGCATGACCTTTGGCCTCTATACAGCGAAGTTCGAGAAGGGCAGCGTCCGCATCAGCACCTACTATACGAAGGACGGCAAGATCGAGCAGCTGCTCATCACCGGCAAGGAGTAG
- the miaA gene encoding tRNA (adenosine(37)-N6)-dimethylallyltransferase MiaA → MVKPLIVLAGPTASGKTALSLLLAETFGGEIVSCDSVAVYRMLDVGSAKPSAAERARVPHHGLDLYDPNEHPTAGDYARHARATLDDITRRGKLPIIAGGTGLYLRATLEGLAPAPLRNEPLRDKLRARAEKHGSAYIHRVLQRLDARAAAAIHANDTPKIIRSIEVTLAGRAPQTEQWLSGRDALQGFRVLKLGLNPPRPLLYERINVRAAQMFDRGLLQETDAIRAQYGADARALTTLGYLQALAVLQGSLDLPEAIAQVQQGHRNYAKRQMTWFRRDGEMHFLNGPGDDDAVQQAALDTVRSFLAADEN, encoded by the coding sequence ATGGTGAAACCGCTGATCGTCCTCGCCGGCCCCACGGCCAGCGGCAAAACTGCGTTGAGCCTCCTCCTTGCCGAGACCTTCGGCGGCGAGATCGTCTCGTGCGACTCCGTGGCGGTCTATCGGATGCTGGATGTCGGCTCAGCAAAGCCCTCGGCCGCCGAGCGCGCGCGCGTGCCGCATCACGGTCTCGATCTCTACGACCCCAACGAGCACCCTACGGCAGGTGATTACGCCCGTCATGCACGCGCGACGCTGGATGACATCACCCGGCGCGGAAAACTGCCGATCATAGCGGGTGGCACCGGGCTCTATCTGCGCGCGACCCTCGAGGGTCTTGCTCCTGCGCCGTTGCGCAACGAGCCGCTGCGCGACAAGTTGCGCGCACGCGCAGAGAAGCACGGCAGCGCCTACATCCATCGCGTGCTGCAACGTCTGGACGCTCGCGCTGCCGCAGCCATCCACGCGAATGACACGCCGAAGATCATTCGCTCCATCGAGGTCACGCTGGCAGGCCGCGCGCCGCAAACCGAGCAGTGGTTGAGCGGCCGCGATGCCCTTCAAGGTTTTCGTGTGCTGAAGCTTGGCTTGAACCCGCCAAGGCCGTTGCTCTACGAGCGCATCAACGTGCGGGCCGCCCAAATGTTTGACCGTGGTTTGTTGCAAGAGACCGATGCTATCCGTGCGCAGTACGGCGCGGACGCACGCGCGCTCACTACGCTGGGATACCTACAGGCGTTGGCGGTGCTGCAAGGTTCGTTGGACCTGCCTGAAGCCATTGCGCAGGTGCAGCAAGGGCATCGCAACTACGCGAAGCGACAGATGACATGGTTTCGACGCGACGGGGAGATGCACTTTCTCAACGGACCGGGAGACGACGACGCGGTGCAACAGGCAGCTCTCGACACAGTGCGAAGCTTTCTAGCAGCAGACGAAAACTAG
- a CDS encoding MogA/MoaB family molybdenum cofactor biosynthesis protein, producing MSLQGVRAVVVTVSDRCFAGTQQDVSGPTLVRLLTEAGAEVSPATVVADDRAEIAAILREASQQAEIILTTGGTGVAARDITPEATLDVCDRLVPGLAEHIRREGLAETPFAVLGRGVSGICGDCLIVNLPGSPRGAESGLRAVLPLLPHAVALLRGDTQHAEPA from the coding sequence ATGAGCCTTCAAGGAGTTCGTGCCGTTGTCGTCACTGTCAGCGATCGCTGTTTCGCAGGGACGCAGCAGGATGTTTCCGGCCCAACGCTGGTGCGTTTACTGACCGAGGCCGGCGCAGAAGTCTCGCCCGCAACGGTCGTTGCCGATGACCGCGCTGAGATCGCGGCGATATTGCGTGAGGCATCACAGCAAGCGGAGATCATCCTGACCACTGGCGGCACGGGCGTAGCGGCGCGGGACATCACGCCCGAGGCCACGCTGGATGTTTGCGATCGACTGGTGCCCGGGCTTGCCGAGCATATCCGCCGCGAGGGTTTGGCGGAAACTCCATTTGCGGTGCTGGGCAGAGGCGTTTCAGGCATTTGCGGCGATTGCCTGATTGTGAACCTGCCTGGGTCGCCACGCGGCGCGGAGAGCGGTCTGCGCGCAGTTCTGCCGTTACTGCCTCATGCGGTGGCTTTGCTGCGCGGCGACACCCAACATGCTGAGCCCGCGTAA
- a CDS encoding energy transducer TonB, with translation MPLLDPQQPPPPPQEPNDSTSAATRIRTSKYGEMEAHELVRMLDTIEDERARGRFRESIYISVFVWLAIAWFVFYGPRVLWHAPRLVLPSEAMKQHELTMLVAPQLTPPTPRLKEIPRNQLPPKELLDKLRVERPPTTQPPHDQPTPQPTMAANNAPNMPNAPQPHVQPTPNNPTPQPSTHPSPALADAPSPQPGSHGLLPKPSTNPSSAMSEITRNPSRGGGGLPRGGIESPIRGGGSAGSGAEILSDTQGVDFSKYMARLVRDTKNAWGPLLPEEIYPPLSKSGHSVWILTILPDGTIGGWKLESSTHDDAINKSAWGSVVTQGKLQPLPSEFHGPNLVVRFYYTVNEQQ, from the coding sequence ATGCCTCTCCTCGATCCGCAGCAGCCACCTCCTCCCCCGCAGGAACCGAACGACTCCACGTCCGCAGCGACGCGCATCCGCACGTCCAAGTATGGCGAGATGGAAGCCCATGAACTCGTTCGAATGCTGGACACCATCGAGGACGAGCGCGCCCGCGGTCGTTTCCGCGAATCCATCTACATCTCGGTCTTCGTCTGGCTCGCGATCGCATGGTTCGTCTTCTACGGCCCGCGTGTCCTTTGGCATGCGCCGCGTCTGGTGCTCCCCAGCGAGGCGATGAAGCAGCATGAACTCACCATGCTCGTCGCGCCACAGCTCACGCCGCCGACGCCGCGCCTGAAGGAAATTCCGCGCAATCAGCTTCCGCCGAAGGAATTGCTCGACAAGCTCCGCGTCGAGCGGCCGCCGACGACGCAGCCGCCTCACGACCAGCCGACGCCGCAACCTACGATGGCCGCGAACAACGCGCCAAACATGCCCAATGCACCACAACCGCATGTGCAGCCGACGCCGAACAATCCCACACCGCAGCCATCGACGCATCCGTCGCCGGCCCTGGCCGATGCGCCTTCGCCGCAGCCGGGCTCGCACGGCTTGCTGCCGAAGCCGTCGACCAACCCCAGCTCTGCGATGAGCGAGATTACGCGTAATCCCTCACGCGGCGGTGGCGGCTTGCCGCGCGGCGGCATTGAAAGCCCCATTCGTGGTGGAGGCTCTGCCGGTTCCGGTGCAGAGATCCTCTCCGACACGCAGGGTGTGGATTTCAGCAAGTACATGGCCCGCCTGGTCCGCGATACCAAGAACGCCTGGGGACCGCTGCTACCCGAGGAAATCTATCCGCCGCTTTCCAAGTCCGGCCATTCGGTCTGGATTCTCACCATTCTGCCGGACGGCACGATCGGTGGATGGAAGCTGGAGAGTTCGACGCATGACGACGCCATCAACAAGTCGGCATGGGGGTCCGTAGTGACGCAGGGCAAACTGCAACCGCTACCCTCTGAGTTCCATGGACCGAACCTCGTCGTCCGCTTCTACTACACCGTAAACGAGCAGCAATAA
- a CDS encoding metal-dependent hydrolase: MEPVTHVLTGTLLARSGFNRRAAYATAAMAIAAEFPDIDTLWSLRGPVESFTHHRGITHTLLGLPFEAALIVAVFYGVHRFRAGRRAAPATRSLTLAPVRWGTLYLLVLLALCSHLLLDFTNNYGIRPFAPFHPQWYAASIVFIFDPLLFVLLIAALLLPSLMRLVQREVSSGRSSRGFAPKRPAQVALVLIAAYYGVRAWQHAQAIVLANAQSFTLPQVTATSVEREQHPAYFRATRSLASPDPFSIFRWHVVTDFGPAYQLQEIDTRQSLAAPAGEPFLKSNTGDPAILAAIQSPLGRAYLDWSPMPWITVDRPDPNVIPLQSTVVTLRDPRFMGEVPLMNSNGRSPLTAIVELGPQHEVVMQTMDGREER; this comes from the coding sequence ATGGAACCGGTAACGCATGTTCTCACCGGGACTCTGCTGGCCCGTTCTGGTTTCAACCGCCGAGCAGCCTATGCCACCGCGGCCATGGCGATCGCCGCCGAGTTTCCAGACATCGACACGCTCTGGAGCTTGCGTGGGCCAGTTGAAAGCTTCACGCATCATCGTGGGATCACTCATACCTTGTTGGGGCTGCCGTTTGAAGCGGCGCTCATCGTCGCGGTGTTTTACGGCGTGCATCGTTTCCGTGCTGGTCGCAGAGCGGCGCCAGCTACGCGGTCGCTGACCCTGGCACCTGTGCGTTGGGGCACGCTGTATCTCTTGGTGTTGCTGGCGTTGTGCTCGCATCTTCTGCTCGACTTCACCAACAACTACGGCATTCGTCCGTTCGCGCCGTTTCATCCGCAGTGGTACGCGGCGTCCATTGTCTTCATTTTTGATCCGCTGCTGTTTGTCTTGCTCATTGCCGCGCTCCTGTTGCCATCGCTGATGCGGCTGGTGCAGCGCGAAGTTTCAAGCGGCCGCAGCTCGCGCGGCTTCGCGCCGAAGCGTCCAGCGCAGGTGGCGCTTGTGCTCATTGCGGCTTACTACGGTGTGCGCGCCTGGCAGCATGCGCAGGCGATAGTTCTCGCGAACGCGCAAAGCTTCACCTTGCCCCAAGTGACCGCGACATCCGTCGAGCGCGAGCAGCATCCGGCCTACTTCCGCGCGACGCGAAGCCTCGCCAGTCCAGATCCATTCAGCATTTTTCGCTGGCACGTCGTAACCGACTTTGGGCCTGCGTACCAGCTCCAGGAGATTGACACGCGCCAGAGCCTCGCCGCCCCCGCAGGCGAGCCGTTCCTCAAGTCAAACACCGGCGATCCGGCGATTCTGGCTGCGATTCAGTCGCCGCTGGGACGGGCCTATCTCGACTGGTCGCCGATGCCGTGGATTACGGTGGATCGTCCCGATCCTAACGTGATTCCGTTGCAGTCCACCGTGGTTACTCTGCGGGATCCTCGCTTTATGGGCGAGGTCCCGTTGATGAACTCGAACGGTCGAAGCCCACTGACCGCGATCGTCGAGTTGGGGCCGCAGCATGAAGTGGTGATGCAGACGATGGACGGGCGCGAAGAGCGCTAG